Proteins encoded in a region of the Streptomyces sp. NBC_01471 genome:
- a CDS encoding 8-oxoguanine deaminase, with protein sequence MAATAAARTVIENVAIATVDAHDTEYASGHVVVAGNRIESVGAGKAPDGLTGVVRRIDGTGHLVTPGLVNTHHHFYQWITRGVATDHNLFNWLVALYPTWARIDEQMVRSAAQGSLAMMARGGVTTAMDHHYVFPKGSGDLSSAVIGAAAEMGVRFTLARGSMDRSKKDGGLPPDFAVETLEGALAATEATVDQHHDASFDAMTQVAVAPCSPFSVSTELLKQGAELARRKGVRLHTHGSETVEEEQFCKELFGMGPTDYFESTGWLGDDVWMAHCVHMNDSDIAAFARTGTGVAHCPSSNARLAAGIARVPDMLKAGVPVGLGVDGTASNESGELHTELRNALLINRLGAHREAALNARQALRLGTYGGAQVLGRAAEIGSLEPGKLADLVLWKMDTLAHASIADPVTALVFGAAAPVTLSLVNGKPVVEDNHLTTVDEDAIARSTRDEARRLAEIAARA encoded by the coding sequence ATGGCAGCAACGGCAGCCGCGCGCACGGTCATTGAGAACGTAGCCATCGCGACAGTCGACGCCCACGACACCGAGTACGCATCGGGCCATGTCGTGGTCGCAGGGAATCGCATCGAATCCGTCGGCGCGGGCAAGGCCCCCGACGGACTCACCGGCGTCGTACGCCGGATCGACGGCACCGGTCACCTGGTGACGCCGGGTCTGGTCAACACCCACCACCACTTCTACCAGTGGATCACCCGGGGTGTGGCGACCGACCACAATCTCTTCAACTGGCTCGTCGCGCTCTACCCGACCTGGGCGCGCATCGACGAGCAGATGGTCCGCTCGGCCGCGCAGGGCTCCCTCGCGATGATGGCCCGCGGTGGTGTCACCACCGCGATGGACCACCACTACGTCTTCCCGAAGGGCTCCGGAGACCTGTCGAGCGCCGTCATCGGCGCCGCCGCCGAGATGGGCGTACGGTTCACGCTGGCCCGCGGGTCCATGGACCGCAGCAAGAAGGACGGCGGGCTGCCCCCGGACTTCGCCGTCGAGACCCTGGAAGGCGCCCTCGCGGCCACCGAGGCGACGGTCGACCAGCACCACGACGCCTCCTTCGACGCGATGACCCAGGTCGCGGTCGCCCCCTGCTCGCCCTTCTCCGTCTCCACCGAACTGCTGAAGCAGGGTGCCGAGCTCGCCCGCCGCAAGGGCGTACGCCTGCACACCCACGGCAGTGAGACCGTCGAGGAGGAGCAGTTCTGCAAGGAACTGTTCGGCATGGGCCCGACCGACTACTTCGAGTCGACCGGCTGGCTCGGTGACGACGTGTGGATGGCGCACTGCGTCCACATGAACGACTCCGACATCGCGGCCTTCGCGCGGACCGGAACCGGCGTCGCCCACTGCCCGTCCTCCAACGCCCGTCTGGCGGCCGGGATCGCCCGTGTCCCCGACATGCTCAAGGCCGGCGTGCCGGTCGGCCTCGGGGTCGACGGCACCGCGTCCAACGAGTCCGGCGAGCTGCACACCGAGCTGCGCAACGCCCTGCTGATCAACCGGCTCGGCGCCCACCGTGAAGCGGCCCTCAACGCCCGCCAGGCGCTGCGCCTCGGCACGTACGGCGGTGCTCAGGTCCTGGGCCGCGCCGCTGAGATCGGTTCGCTGGAACCGGGGAAGCTCGCTGACCTCGTGCTGTGGAAGATGGACACCCTCGCCCATGCCTCCATCGCCGACCCGGTGACCGCGCTCGTCTTCGGGGCCGCGGCCCCCGTCACCCTCTCCCTCGTCAACGGCAAGCCGGTCGTCGAGGACAACCACCTGACCACGGTGGACGAGGACGCCATCGCCCGCTCCACGCGGGACGAGGCCCGGCGCCTGGCGGAGATCGCCGCGCGGGCCTGA
- a CDS encoding TIGR03086 family metal-binding protein, with protein MNTDRHTEARREPDGALPDLEPPARHMARLSDAVGDGQLGDPTPCPDFAVRDLLAHISGLTVAFRAAAGKDFGPNTDTAPGTGPKPELAPDWRTALPRQLEELIAAWHSPAAWEGDTRAGGFTLPAPVAGRIALNELVVHGWDLARATGQRYAPDPGSLGVSYALLGRPDSPAQAPAFGPAVGVPQDAPFLDRVIGLSGRSPEWKP; from the coding sequence ATGAACACGGATAGGCACACAGAGGCGCGCAGGGAACCGGACGGCGCTCTGCCCGACCTGGAACCGCCGGCCCGGCACATGGCGAGGCTCTCGGACGCCGTCGGCGACGGGCAGCTGGGCGATCCCACGCCCTGCCCGGACTTCGCTGTCCGGGACCTGCTCGCCCACATCTCCGGGCTCACGGTGGCGTTCCGCGCCGCGGCCGGGAAGGACTTCGGGCCGAACACCGACACGGCGCCGGGGACCGGCCCCAAGCCCGAACTGGCCCCTGACTGGCGGACGGCGCTGCCCCGGCAGCTGGAGGAGCTGATCGCGGCCTGGCACTCCCCCGCCGCCTGGGAGGGCGACACCAGGGCGGGCGGATTCACCTTGCCCGCCCCCGTCGCCGGTCGGATCGCACTGAACGAGCTGGTCGTACACGGCTGGGACCTGGCCCGTGCGACCGGGCAGCGGTACGCGCCCGATCCGGGGAGCCTCGGCGTCTCGTACGCGCTGCTCGGCCGGCCGGACAGCCCGGCGCAGGCTCCCGCCTTCGGCCCGGCTGTCGGGGTTCCGCAGGACGCCCCGTTCCTCGACCGGGTGATCGGGCTCAGCGGGCGCAGCCCGGAGTGGAAGCCTTAG
- a CDS encoding nucleobase:cation symporter-2 family protein has translation MFSSGLQHVAAMYAGVVAPPMIVGPAVGLSAKETAFLVGAALFTAGIATLFQTLGFWRVGSRLPFVNGVSFGGVSPMIAIGKGRGHDGIAVIFGAIIVASVLGFILAPYFSKLLRFFPPVVTGTVITLIGVSLLPVAFGWAQGTQGAADYGSMKNIGLAALTLVIVLALRKLLRGFLQQIAILLGLVIGTLIAIPMGMTSFDAMRNADPIGFPTPFHFGAPQFEVSAIISMCIVMLVCMTESTADMLALGKIVGRPADERIIEGGLRADTVSSLISPFFNSFMASAFAQNIGLVAMTKVRSRYVVATGGGILILLGLCPMAAAAIALVPLPVLGGAGVVLFGSVAASGVQTLAGAAMEKGENALIVATSLGIGLIPIAAPNFYHAFPKNVLVVLDSGISTGCVVAIVLNLAFNHLGRRKDAGVPETPGEPAADDNSTQQAVAKAAAALH, from the coding sequence ATGTTCAGCAGCGGCCTCCAGCATGTGGCCGCCATGTATGCGGGAGTTGTCGCCCCGCCCATGATCGTGGGCCCCGCCGTCGGGCTCAGCGCGAAGGAGACCGCCTTCCTCGTCGGGGCCGCCCTGTTCACCGCGGGCATCGCCACCCTCTTCCAGACCCTCGGGTTCTGGCGGGTCGGTTCCCGGCTGCCGTTCGTCAACGGTGTCTCTTTCGGTGGCGTCAGCCCGATGATCGCCATCGGCAAGGGCCGGGGGCACGACGGCATCGCCGTGATCTTCGGCGCGATCATCGTGGCGAGCGTACTGGGGTTCATACTCGCCCCGTACTTCAGCAAGTTGCTCCGGTTCTTCCCGCCGGTCGTCACCGGCACCGTCATCACCCTCATAGGGGTCTCGCTGCTGCCGGTCGCCTTCGGGTGGGCCCAGGGCACCCAGGGGGCGGCGGACTACGGTTCGATGAAGAACATCGGCCTGGCCGCCCTCACCCTGGTGATCGTCCTGGCCCTGCGGAAACTGCTCCGCGGCTTCCTCCAGCAGATCGCCATCCTGCTCGGTCTGGTGATCGGTACGCTCATCGCGATACCGATGGGCATGACCAGCTTCGACGCGATGCGCAACGCCGACCCGATCGGGTTCCCGACGCCGTTCCACTTCGGCGCACCGCAGTTCGAGGTCTCCGCGATCATCTCGATGTGCATCGTGATGCTGGTCTGTATGACCGAGTCGACCGCCGACATGCTGGCGCTCGGCAAGATAGTCGGCCGGCCCGCCGACGAGCGGATCATCGAGGGGGGCCTGCGCGCCGACACCGTCTCCAGCCTGATCAGCCCGTTCTTCAACAGCTTCATGGCGAGCGCCTTCGCACAGAACATCGGCCTGGTGGCGATGACCAAGGTGCGCAGCCGGTACGTCGTGGCGACGGGCGGCGGGATCCTGATCCTGCTCGGCCTCTGTCCGATGGCCGCGGCCGCGATCGCGCTCGTACCGCTCCCGGTGCTGGGCGGTGCCGGGGTCGTGCTCTTCGGCTCCGTCGCCGCGAGCGGTGTCCAGACGCTGGCCGGCGCGGCCATGGAGAAGGGCGAGAACGCCCTGATCGTCGCCACCTCCCTGGGTATCGGGCTGATCCCGATCGCGGCGCCGAACTTCTACCACGCGTTCCCGAAGAACGTGCTGGTGGTGCTCGACTCGGGCATATCCACCGGGTGCGTGGTGGCCATCGTGCTCAACCTGGCCTTCAACCACCTGGGGCGCAGGAAGGACGCCGGGGTCCCGGAGACCCCGGGCGAGCCCGCTGCCGATGACAACTCGACGCAGCAGGCCGTGGCCAAGGCGGCAGCCGCACTGCACTGA
- a CDS encoding cytosine permease encodes MSLMSFPPAPSSTSATGPRSVFDGRMPAEPGDLRIEARGIAPVPGHHRYGGPGRLFTVWFAPNLTMTGVFTGTVGIALGLDVPTALAAVVLGTLIGAVPTAYLGTWGSRTGAGQLPLARLAFGRSVLVPGLLQWLSSVAWDALIGLFGGDALARLCGWPFWLGVLVMMLGQGSLGVLGYEAIHRLQKLMTFVLAAAFAALAFRLPDSVQHAAAAHGADRAGAFVLTSTIALSLALSWAPYASDFSRYLPQDTSRPRMFWYTLLGVSVSFVAVQSLGLWGASVFTDQTARGVEGLLGGGILGGLGLLAVALAALCSNAMNDYSGSLALQTIGLRVPRPFAAALAAVLGFPLVLWMHAADTTARFQNVLLFVGYWIPGFVAVVAVDWFARARAGEPVDPTTESVRSRSGRPALVAFCAAFAAAVPFMNTGLYTGPVAAALHGADLAYYAAFLTALVVYAPFRLRRRPAV; translated from the coding sequence ATGTCGCTCATGTCATTTCCACCTGCTCCCAGCAGCACGTCGGCCACAGGTCCGCGATCCGTCTTCGACGGCCGGATGCCCGCCGAACCCGGCGACTTGCGTATCGAGGCACGCGGCATCGCCCCGGTGCCCGGGCACCATCGCTATGGCGGCCCGGGCCGGCTGTTCACCGTGTGGTTCGCCCCGAATCTGACCATGACCGGCGTGTTCACCGGCACCGTCGGTATCGCGCTCGGTCTGGACGTGCCCACCGCCCTGGCGGCCGTTGTGCTGGGCACCTTGATCGGCGCCGTTCCCACCGCGTATCTCGGAACCTGGGGCAGCCGCACCGGGGCAGGTCAACTGCCCTTGGCCCGGCTCGCGTTCGGCCGCTCCGTCCTGGTGCCCGGCCTGCTGCAATGGCTGTCGTCGGTGGCCTGGGACGCACTCATCGGGCTGTTCGGCGGAGACGCGCTGGCCCGGCTCTGCGGCTGGCCCTTCTGGCTGGGCGTACTGGTGATGATGCTGGGACAGGGGTCCCTCGGAGTGCTGGGCTACGAAGCGATCCACCGGCTCCAGAAGCTGATGACCTTCGTGCTCGCCGCCGCTTTCGCCGCCCTGGCCTTCAGACTCCCGGACAGCGTCCAGCACGCGGCCGCCGCCCACGGCGCCGACCGCGCCGGTGCGTTCGTACTGACCAGCACCATCGCGCTCAGTCTGGCGCTGTCGTGGGCTCCGTACGCCAGCGACTTCAGCCGCTACCTGCCGCAGGACACCTCCCGGCCGCGGATGTTCTGGTACACGCTCCTCGGCGTCAGCGTCTCCTTCGTGGCGGTCCAGTCACTCGGGTTGTGGGGCGCCTCGGTCTTCACCGACCAGACCGCCCGCGGGGTCGAAGGACTGCTGGGCGGCGGCATACTCGGCGGGCTGGGGCTGCTGGCCGTGGCGCTGGCCGCCCTGTGCAGCAACGCCATGAACGACTACAGCGGCTCGCTGGCGCTGCAGACCATCGGTCTGCGCGTCCCGCGTCCGTTCGCGGCCGCTCTCGCCGCCGTACTCGGTTTCCCGCTGGTGCTGTGGATGCATGCCGCCGACACCACCGCCCGCTTCCAGAACGTACTGCTGTTCGTCGGCTACTGGATTCCCGGCTTCGTCGCCGTCGTCGCGGTCGACTGGTTCGCCCGGGCCCGCGCGGGCGAACCGGTCGATCCCACCACGGAGAGCGTCCGTTCGCGGTCCGGCCGACCCGCACTGGTGGCATTCTGCGCCGCCTTCGCCGCAGCGGTCCCGTTCATGAACACGGGTCTCTACACAGGTCCGGTGGCCGCCGCACTGCACGGCGCCGACCTCGCCTACTACGCGGCCTTCCTCACCGCACTCGTCGTCTACGCCCCCTTCAGGCTGCGCCGCCGCCCGGCCGTCTGA
- a CDS encoding adenylate kinase yields MRRILVAGITGAGKSTLARALSERRAVPYHEMDALHFVGPGWSVNEAFAGQVARIAATPSWVFDSYGYPEVRDLLWERADTVVWLDYPRRVVMPRVLRRSLRRTVLCERVFGGNRETVAGWFRGDHPAWWAWSQHAARREDIRRRTRDRRFAPLRVLRFERPEETAAWLETLGRDS; encoded by the coding sequence ATGCGACGCATCCTCGTAGCCGGTATCACCGGGGCCGGAAAGTCCACCCTCGCCCGGGCGCTGAGCGAGCGGCGCGCCGTGCCGTATCACGAGATGGACGCGCTGCACTTCGTCGGGCCCGGCTGGTCCGTGAACGAGGCGTTCGCCGGACAGGTCGCCCGGATCGCTGCCACCCCGTCCTGGGTCTTCGACTCGTACGGCTACCCCGAGGTCCGCGATCTGTTGTGGGAGCGGGCCGACACGGTGGTCTGGCTGGACTATCCGAGGCGAGTGGTCATGCCCCGGGTCCTGCGGCGGTCGCTGCGCCGGACTGTGCTGTGTGAGCGGGTGTTCGGCGGGAACCGGGAGACGGTGGCGGGGTGGTTCCGCGGGGACCACCCCGCCTGGTGGGCGTGGTCCCAGCACGCGGCCCGCCGGGAGGACATCCGCCGCCGCACCCGCGACCGGCGTTTCGCGCCGCTGCGCGTGCTCCGCTTCGAGCGCCCCGAGGAGACGGCTGCCTGGCTGGAGACCCTCGGCCGCGACAGCTGA
- a CDS encoding alpha/beta hydrolase → MDDHSVVDVGDVRLAYRTWGDPFGAPVVLLHGLGGSSATWEETGRVLGEEWRVYALDLRGHGESDWPDEYSFELMRDDVLGFLDELELDRVGVVGHSMGGVVAYLLAQEHADRVERLVLEETPPPYPRDVAEPERPEDPVDYDWNVVPAIRNEIREPGPEWAERLGEIVAPTLIVTGGPDSSMPQERIPDMAAEIPDCRTITIPVGHTVHALEPGQFSAAVSDFFTS, encoded by the coding sequence ATGGACGATCACTCAGTAGTCGATGTCGGCGACGTACGGCTCGCGTACCGCACCTGGGGCGACCCCTTCGGCGCGCCGGTGGTGCTGCTGCACGGCCTCGGCGGTTCGTCCGCGACCTGGGAGGAGACCGGGCGGGTGCTCGGCGAGGAGTGGCGGGTGTACGCCCTCGACCTGCGAGGACACGGGGAGAGCGACTGGCCGGACGAGTACTCGTTCGAGCTCATGCGCGACGACGTACTCGGCTTCCTGGACGAACTGGAACTGGACCGGGTCGGGGTCGTCGGCCACTCCATGGGCGGCGTCGTCGCCTACCTGCTCGCCCAGGAGCACGCGGACCGGGTGGAGCGGCTCGTCCTGGAGGAGACCCCGCCGCCGTACCCCAGGGACGTGGCCGAACCGGAGCGACCCGAAGACCCGGTCGACTACGACTGGAACGTGGTGCCCGCCATCAGGAACGAGATCCGCGAGCCCGGTCCCGAGTGGGCCGAACGGCTCGGCGAGATCGTCGCCCCGACGCTGATCGTGACGGGCGGCCCGGACAGCTCGATGCCGCAGGAGCGGATCCCCGACATGGCAGCGGAAATCCCCGACTGCAGGACCATCACGATCCCGGTCGGCCACACCGTGCACGCGCTGGAGCCCGGACAGTTCTCCGCCGCGGTCAGTGACTTCTTCACCAGCTGA
- the pucL gene encoding factor-independent urate hydroxylase — MPTILGQNQYGKAENRVVKITRDGDTHHIKDLNVSVALSGDMDDVHYSGSNTSVLPTDTTKNTVYAFAKEHGIESAEQFGIHLARHFVTTQEGIHRARIRIEEYSWERIATSDASSQFIGADDVQHSFVRKGQELRTSEITFDGENWQVISGLKDLTVMNSTNSEFWGYAKDKYTTLKEAYDRILATAVSSQWRYSWSNDADRMPNWEKSYEQCKKHMLQAFAETYSLSLQQTMYQMGSRIINSRSEIDEIRFSLPNKHHFLVDLEPFGLKNDNEVYYAADRPYGLIEATILRDGADARIPVDMTNL; from the coding sequence ATGCCCACGATTCTCGGCCAGAACCAGTACGGCAAAGCAGAGAACCGCGTAGTCAAGATCACGCGGGACGGCGACACCCACCACATCAAGGACCTGAACGTCTCGGTCGCCCTCTCGGGCGACATGGACGACGTCCATTACTCCGGCTCCAACACCAGTGTCCTGCCGACCGACACCACCAAGAACACGGTGTACGCGTTCGCCAAGGAGCACGGGATCGAGTCCGCCGAGCAGTTCGGCATCCACCTGGCCCGGCACTTCGTGACCACCCAGGAAGGGATCCACCGCGCCAGGATCCGGATAGAGGAGTACTCCTGGGAGCGCATCGCCACCTCCGACGCCAGCTCGCAGTTCATCGGTGCCGACGACGTGCAGCACTCCTTCGTCCGCAAGGGGCAGGAGCTGCGCACCTCGGAGATCACCTTCGACGGTGAGAACTGGCAGGTCATCTCGGGTCTGAAGGACCTGACGGTGATGAACTCCACCAACTCGGAGTTCTGGGGCTACGCCAAGGACAAGTACACGACGCTCAAGGAGGCGTACGACCGCATCCTCGCGACCGCGGTGTCCTCCCAGTGGCGGTACAGCTGGTCCAACGACGCGGACCGCATGCCGAACTGGGAGAAGTCCTACGAGCAGTGCAAGAAGCACATGCTCCAGGCCTTCGCCGAGACGTACTCGCTCTCCCTGCAGCAGACCATGTACCAGATGGGCTCGCGCATCATCAACAGCCGGAGCGAGATCGACGAGATCCGCTTCTCGCTGCCGAACAAGCACCACTTCCTGGTGGACCTGGAGCCCTTCGGGCTCAAGAACGACAACGAGGTCTACTACGCGGCCGACCGCCCGTACGGACTCATCGAGGCCACCATCCTGCGGGACGGCGCCGATGCCCGTATCCCGGTGGACATGACCAACCTCTGA
- a CDS encoding chitosanase — protein sequence MKAPHRTTAGRSRRIITRTVLGLALVAVPATAYATNAPAEHVSSHATRHVATAATGLDDPAKKEIAMKLVSSAENSSLDWKAQYKYIEDIGDGRGYTAGIIGFCSGTGDMLDLVKLYTDREPGNPLAKYLPALEKVNGSDSHSGLGSAFESAWKTAAKDTAFQTAQNDERDRVYFNPAVKQGKTDGIGVLGQFAYYDAIVMHGDGDDSTSFSSIRKRALAKAKTPAQGGNETTYLNAFLDARVWAMQQEEAHSDTSRVDTEQRVFLKNGNLDLHTPLSWKVYGDPYSIS from the coding sequence GTGAAAGCCCCCCACCGCACCACCGCTGGACGCAGCCGGAGGATCATCACGCGCACCGTGCTCGGGCTGGCCCTGGTGGCCGTCCCGGCCACCGCCTACGCGACCAACGCCCCGGCGGAGCACGTGAGTTCACACGCCACACGGCACGTCGCCACGGCGGCGACAGGACTCGACGACCCGGCGAAGAAGGAGATCGCCATGAAGCTGGTCTCCAGCGCCGAGAACTCCTCACTGGACTGGAAGGCCCAGTACAAGTACATCGAGGACATAGGAGACGGCCGCGGGTACACCGCCGGCATCATCGGGTTCTGCTCCGGCACCGGCGACATGCTGGACCTGGTGAAGCTGTACACCGACCGGGAGCCGGGCAACCCGCTCGCCAAATACCTCCCCGCCCTGGAGAAGGTCAACGGCAGCGACTCCCACTCGGGCCTCGGATCGGCCTTCGAGAGCGCCTGGAAGACCGCGGCCAAGGACACCGCCTTCCAGACCGCCCAGAACGACGAGCGCGACCGGGTCTACTTCAACCCGGCCGTGAAGCAGGGCAAGACCGACGGCATCGGGGTCCTGGGCCAGTTCGCCTACTACGACGCCATCGTCATGCACGGTGACGGGGACGACAGCACCAGCTTCAGCTCCATCCGCAAGAGGGCCCTGGCCAAAGCCAAGACCCCGGCACAGGGCGGCAACGAGACCACGTACCTCAACGCCTTCCTCGACGCCCGGGTCTGGGCGATGCAGCAGGAGGAGGCCCACAGCGACACCAGCCGGGTCGACACCGAGCAGCGCGTCTTCCTGAAGAACGGCAATCTCGACCTGCACACGCCGCTCAGCTGGAAGGTATACGGGGACCCGTACAGCATCAGCTGA